The window GGCCTGGCGCTGGTCGGGCGTGCACAGCTCGGTGACGTCCAGCTGCACGTCCGGGTGCGTGTCGCGCAGGGTCCGCCACAGCCGGGGCAGGAGGGCCGCCTGGGCGGCGCCCATGTACCCGAGGCGCACGCGGCCCGTTTCGCCCTGCGCGGTCCGCCGGGCCAGGGCCGACGCCTGCTCCAGCTGCGTCAGGATGGCCTGCGCCTGCGGCAGGAACGCCGCGCCCGCCGCCGTCAGGGTCACGCGGCGGGTGGTGCGGGTCAGGAGGGCCGTGCCCACCTCGTCTTCCAGCGCGCGGATAAGTCGGCCCAGCGGGGACGCGGCCAGGTTCAGCCGTTCGGCGGCGCGCCCGAAGTGGCGTTCCTCCGCCACGGTGATGAACGCCTGGAGTTGACGGAGATCCACGCCAGATTATACCGGATACGGTCAGAATGCAGCCGCATTGCCGCCTTGATGTGACTCAGTGCGCGGCGTAACATCCCCGCATGACTGCCACCGAACCCAAGCTGCTGTTCACCGCCACCTCCGACGTGCAGGGGGGCCGCACCGGTCAGGCCCAGGTGGGCCGCGACCGCCTGCCGGTCACGCTGCGACCCGCGAACTCCAGCACGGCGGGCGCGGACCCTGAGGAACTGTTCGCGGCCGGGTACGCCTCATGCTTCCTCAGCGCCCTGCAGAGCGTGGCCCGCCGTGACGGCATCACCGTCGGCGGTACGCCCCAGGCCCGCGCGCACGTCAGCCTGATGCAGGACGCCCAGGGGTACGGCCTGCGGGTCCTGCTGCAGGTGCACCTGCCCGAGACGCCCCTGGAGACCGGCGAGGCGCTGCTGCGCGCCGCGCACGCCGTGTGCCCCTACAGCCGCGCCGTGGCGGGCAACGTCCCGGTCGAGCTGGAACTGCACGCCCAGCCGTTCTGAATCGCCCGGGCCCCGGGTGACAGGGCGTACTTGGCGCGCTGTCACCCGGGACCCGTCTGCCCACACTGCACCGACAAGAAGGAGGGCCGCGCTGCATGGCGCGGCCCTCCAGTTCCAGTCAGGGATTTACAGGTTGCCCTTGAGGGTGCTGGCGACCTTGAAGGCGACTTTCTTGCCGGCGGGAATCTGGATCTTCTCGCTGGTGCCGGGGCGCACGCCGGTGCGGGCGGCGGTGGCCTTGACGCTCAGGGTGCCCAGGCCGGGCAGGCCGACGCTTTGGCCGCCCTTGATGGCGCCCACGATGACGTCCAGCATGGCGCTGACGGCTTCCTCGCTCTGCTTCTTGGTCAGGCCGGTCTTGTCGGCAACCATTTCCACGAGCTGGGTCTTGGCGACCTTGCTGCTCTCGGCCTTGGGCGCGGCTTTCGCGGCGGGAGCGGCCTTGGCGGCGGGCTTCTTGGCGGGGGCTTTCGCAGACTTTTTCGTCATGGTGAGCAGCATGACATACGCCCGCCCGGTTGGGAAGGGGGTATGGGGGCAAGGAACGCCCTCCAGCACGCCGTTCCATCCATAATGAAGACACAAATGCCGTCTGGAACGCAGAATATCCGATTTCCTTAATTCTCGCGTCCTGCACGTGGAAACTCCGGAATACCCCCACCCGGCGGGCCGTGCAGGGGCCTGAGGCGGCCCCCGGGCGGGCTTCGCGCTATGCTCGGGCCATCCACAACTCCAGCGGTCCAGGCGCGAGGCGTCCGGACCGGCACTCCCGATCTCCCGGAGGGACTCGACCATGACCCAACCGCAACCGTTCTGGCCCGAAGGTAAACCCCGCACCCTGACCCTGCCCGGCACGGGCGTGATGCACAACCTGCGGGTCAGCGCCGAACGCTACCCCGACCGGGTCGCGTGCTGGCATTACGGCCGCAGCTGGACGTACGCGCAGCTGCACGGGGACGCCACGCGCCTCGCCGGTCACCTGGCCGCGCGGGGCGTGCAGCGCGGCGACCGGGTGGCCGTCTGCCTGCAGAACAGCCCCGAGTGGGCCATCGCCGCCTTCGCCACGTGGCAGCTGGGCGCCGTGGTGGTGCCACTCGCCCCGATGCTGCAGGCGCGTGAGCTGGGCTTCTTCCTGCAGGACGCCGGCATCCGCGCCGGGGTGGTCGGCGCGGAACTGTACGACCGGGCCCATCAGGCGGGCCTGGCGCACGCCGTCGTGGCGAACGTCATGCGCGGCGCGCAGGCGACGCCCGGCGTGCCGCTCCCCGACGGGCTGGACGTCACGCCACAGCTCATGGGCGAGGACGTGACCTTCGAGGACGCCCTGCGCGCCGAGCCCGCACCGGAAGCTGCTGTGGGTGCGGATGACCTGTGCATCATGCCTTACACCTCCGGCACCACGGGTCTGCCCAAGGGCTGCATGCACACGCACCGTAGCGTGCAGGCGAACGTCTTCGGGGCGGGCGTGTGGGTGGACGGGAACGTCGAGGACGTGTTCCTGGCGGCCCTGCCGTTCTTTCACGTGACGGGCTTCATCAACAGCCTGATGAGCGCCCTGACGGTCGGCGGGAAGGTCGTGATCA of the Deinococcus radiotolerans genome contains:
- a CDS encoding Ohr family peroxiredoxin, translated to MTATEPKLLFTATSDVQGGRTGQAQVGRDRLPVTLRPANSSTAGADPEELFAAGYASCFLSALQSVARRDGITVGGTPQARAHVSLMQDAQGYGLRVLLQVHLPETPLETGEALLRAAHAVCPYSRAVAGNVPVELELHAQPF
- a CDS encoding HU family DNA-binding protein, translated to MLLTMTKKSAKAPAKKPAAKAAPAAKAAPKAESSKVAKTQLVEMVADKTGLTKKQSEEAVSAMLDVIVGAIKGGQSVGLPGLGTLSVKATAARTGVRPGTSEKIQIPAGKKVAFKVASTLKGNL